The following is a genomic window from Solanum lycopersicum chromosome 6, SLM_r2.1.
ATACTTTTCCTCGCAAATGAGACACTTCTGAAGAGgcaaaactaaatatttaatatttcactttatcattaaaaaaatttaattaatttgttcataCATTTTACATTCATGCTAAACATATagatttacaaatttttttcccTTTGTGCCTTTTTTTCATTGAAGTTCATGCTTTACTTATGCTTTGCGCTTAAATCCCCACCAACCTTAAAGCTTTTTTGCATTAATTGTTTGTGATAACACTGGATAATATGTGAGAAATCATACAAGTAGATCATGGAAGCTAGATGACGCTCGACTACCTACTAAACTTTTATCCTAATCTTCGACCTCCAATACTTCTATATAGGGTTGGGAAAACACCATATTCCATTAAACTAgcttctccttcttctcatcattTTTCATCAACTTCTTCACACCATTGAACAAGAATCCAAGACCACTTACCATGTAATATCCCATTCATCTTAAGCCATTCTCCATGGAcacttagggtgtgtttggtatgaaggaaaatgttttccatggaaaatgttttcctggaaaacaagtagatgtttgacttattttctcatgtttggttggtgagtagaaaatattttccggaaaaatattttagtgttttttttttgagtaaaaaatgtttttgggaaatatcttttattttttactagagtagaaaataattcttgaagttgaattttttttttaaaaaataaacttaaattttttttcatggtggggtgggggggggggctgGTAGGCGTTGGTGGgtgggggctggtaggggggGGCTGGTAGGGTGGGTGGATAGGGGAAGGTTGaaaaagagttttgaaaaatgttttccttaagtattgaagggaagtcattttccttcaatttgaggaaaatgagttgatttggaaaacatttgacccaaccaaacatgagaaaattggaaagcattttttttttaaagtaattaaatgATATTAGAAAGCATCAAGAAGATGCGAAGTTACAAAAGCACCTTGTGCAAAAAAGTTGCTCCAAATAGAAAATATGGAGCTAGCTTGGCAAAAACTTGTGAAACAGTCAATAGGAAACCCTACTACTCTACTATACTAGAGATAGGGAACTAACAAAATCCGAAAGGTTATCCACACTGTTTACATTGGCATAAAAGTGCCAGctaaataaactaactagacATTGGGCTTTAAGAGTGCATAAAGAGGTTGATATTCCATTAAAGCATCTGTTGTTTCTCTCTTTCCATATGCTCCAAAAAATGGCTGCTGGGATCATTCTCCAGATCTTTCTGATGGATTTGTCAACTTTCCACAATATCCAGCTGGCTAGGCATCCTTCATGTTGTAGGGCATTACACATTGTAGCCCAAGCATAGAGTAGAAATAATACTATAAGCTAATTGTTGCAGGGCAGTGCAAAAAAAGGTGATTAACACTCTCATTGGTTTGCTTGCACATGACACATCTGTTGATGAGGATTACACCTTTTTTTCCTGAGGTTGTCTTGTGTTAGACATGCTTCCTTCAAGGATGTCCAGGTGAAACAAGAAACTCTGAGGGGTTGCCGAGTTTTCCAGACATGTTTCCAAGGCCAAATTAGTAGAATGCCATTCTGGGAGCCCAAATTTTTGTAACATTCTTTCACAGTGTAATTCTTCTCCTTAGAATTACCCCAAAGAATCTTGTCTTGATCTTCGACCACCAATGTAGTGTTTTGCAGAGTTTCTAAGAGGAAAACGAGGTCATTAATCTCCCAATTTTGGAAGTTCCTTCTGAAAATAGGTGTCCAATGATTGTTGTCTTTGTACTAGGCTATAGTTGCTTCTTTGTTGGAGGCTATCTGGAACAAGAAGGGGAAATAGACTTTTAGCCTAGAGTTCCCAAGCCATATGTCTTGCCAAAATCTGATCTTGAGTCCATTACCAGCCTTGAAGGATACTTCCTCGAAGAAATTATCTTTGAAACTGCTTATGTGTTTCCAGACCCCAACACCATAGGGTTCAGTGCCATTGGACACCAGTGATCTTGAATGCCATATTTAGCCTTGATGTCTCTCCGAAACCCAACCTCAGTTTGTCCATATCTCCAGAGCCACTTCATGAATAAGCTCTTGTTGAGAAGTTGCAGATTTCTGATTCACAAGCCTCCTTGAAACTTAGGTTGAGTTACTGAGTTCCATTTAACTAGATAGTACTTGTGAGTGAGACTATTTCCTTCCCATAGAAATCTCCTTCTGAGCCTATCtatttgtttcaaaattgaACCTGGTATTGGAAATAGAGACATGTAGTACGTAGGAATACTATCTAGTACACTGTTGATGAGAGTGAGCCTACCTCCCATGGAGAGGTATTGTTTTTTCCATGTAGCAAGtctcttttccattttttcGATAACTCCATTCCAAATTCTAGAAGATTTGAAACTTGCCCCCAAGGGAAGACCTAGATAGGTGGTGGGTAACGATCCTATTTTGCAACTAAGTATGCCAGCAAGTTCCTCTAGATTTTCCACCTGATTAACCGGATATATAGCACTTTTGAGCATGTTAATATAGAGTCCAGATATAGCTTCAAAAACTATAAGGGTGGTGTTTAGATTGGAGACTTGTTGCCTGTCAGTTCCACAAAAAATGAGAGTGTCATCCGCATAAAGAAGGTGAGATACATTGACAGTGGTGGCTGGATTGCTGCCTACTTGAAATCCTTGAATCCATTGAAGTTCTTTAGCCCAAGATAGTAACTGAGATAGTCCTTCCATAGCCAGAATGAATAGATAAGGAAAGAGTGGATCCCCCTGCCTCAACCTCTTTTGAGTAGAGAAAAATCCAACTGGACTTCTGTCGATAAAAACTGAGAACTTCACTGTTGAAATGCAGAAGTATATCCATCTTATCCACCTATCACCAAATCCCATTTGTTTCAGTATATTGACTAGATAGGCCCAGTTAAGTTGGTCAAAGGCTTTCTCTATGTCCAATTTACATTAGATCCCAGACTCACCACTCTTGATTCTCCAGTCTAGCACCTCATTAGCAATCAAGGATGCATCAATTATTTGCCTATTCTTTAAAAAAGCACTCTGCTGCCCCGAGACTAAAGAATTCATCACCCTTTTCATCCTTTCTGCTAGGATTTTAGCCAAAAACTTACAAACACTGCCTATGAGGCTTATAGGCTGATAGTCATTAAGCTCTACAACACCTTTCTTCTTTGGGATTAGAGCAATAAAAGAAGCATTACAAGACCTCACCATTTGGCAATTCTGGTGAAAGAAATTGAAAGCTGCTAGTATATCCTCTTTAATGAAACACcatgatttttggaagaaaGCCATGGTATAACCATCAGGTCCTGGGGCTTTGTCAGGGGCACAAGCCATAAGAGCATTAGAGATCTCCAGTTCAGTGAAAGGAAGTTCAAGTTCCTCCTTTTCTTCTATACTTAGGGTGGACATGTTATCAAAAACAGTTGAGGGTCTCCAGGATTCAGCTTCCTTGTATATTTGCTGATAATACTCCAGAATGCCATTCTGTATCCTTCCTTTATCTTCAATTAGTTCATCTCCTATTCTCAGTCTGTCAATGGAATTACCCGTTCTATATGAATTAGCCATTCTCTGAAAGAACTTTGTGTTCTTGTCCCCCTCTTTAAGCCATAAGCATCTAGATTTTTGCCTCCATGAGATCTCTTCAACTATTCATCTTCCCTTTCCATTACCAAGGACTACGAGCCTTGTCAGCAAACACAGGGTTTGCCAATATTGGAGTTCCACTGGTTCTTTGCGTGCCTAAACATGGTAGTTTCTTCATGGATATTCGTACTACGATTGTTCCTGAAAACAATTTGTGAGCAATTGGCATGTCATGAGACAAGTTTGTGTTTGGAGTttggagaagaagatgaaaTCTTAAGTGGGCAGGGTTGAAATCAAAGAAAACGAAAAGGAGAAGATGGTAGAATAAACAACTGAAAAAGAAAGCACAAGTAAAGTTTGGTAAAAGAAAACTGACATGAAACTAGGTGGTAGCGCGTGAGTTACACTGGCCAGCTTAAATTTGATTCTTGTTCCCTCAGGGTGGTTATAATTCCACTTCAGACAAGTCTAGAGGTCATAAGACccatttttttcacaaaaacaaaaacaaataatcaTGGTTCCCACCATAAACCTAAAAACAATTTgcaaaaacttttaaaatgttATCATTTTTACCCAATcctcttttttttaagaaaatcatcTTTCCATTTATTATGTAAAAGAATTCTCATAGGCTACCAACTTAGACttttataatactaataaatcacataataacccaagttatttttatttctttcttgttaTGCATTTTCCCAAAATGTACAACAATTATTTCTCTTGACTAatcatttcctttctttttgatGGCCTAGAAAAGGTTTGGGGCCAATCCTTAGGGCCAGCCGCAGCCCAAATGGCCTTGTCCCTCTACCTTTCTCCACTTAAATGCAGGTTTAGTTTGCATTGCGCAAGGCTCAAGCCTATGACCAAAGTCACAAATCCCACATAACCTTTGCCACTTGAACTAAGTCCTGAGGGCTTCTCTTGAACTAATCCttaactttatatttatatgattcgCCAGGcaaatacatgttttttttgGATGCAATGTTTACATCATAATGGAGTTGTAGCAAATGACATGGGTCTAGGTGATACTTGTGCAAAATCATGGCTTGcaatttagtttatattttcaGAAAACATCCATAACAGTCAACTGTTTCAGAAGATAGCTTTTGTTTTTCACACTATAATCTTACAAAAACTTTTCCAAAAGATCTTTCAAAACAGACACATTAAAGATAGACTGTTTTTACCACCCAGAAACTGCACTCTCTTCAGAGCATTAAGGGCTCACAAAGCACACATATCTGACGGTCAAATAATTGGACAAAACACATCACCAAATAGGTAATAGCTGTTGAGCAGTGTCAGTAACGAGGAAAGACATTCCAAAAGTAATCATGCTTATTATGTTCTGAAAAATCAAGTGAAGCTAGATGGCTGAGTCCCAATTAGGAAATGAGATGGTATCCGCACCCAAACAATATTCCAAAAGTTCTCTTGTCAGACTATCGAAAATTATCCTTCTGCTGTAAATTTCATGTGAAAGGTCAAAATGTAGATAAATCTTAACCAATAAATCATTACTATATGGAAACAGCCTAGCAGAAAAATATACAACTATTTAGATACTTCCTAGGTTTCCAAATTAACAAAATTAGATTGCTGGTAAACATTCCACCAGGATGGATGCATAGCAACGCAAATTCCTCAAGAAATATATTGTACAGATATTCTGATTTAACacaaaaattattacttaaCAATGTATTATGATTGATCTCTGTCTAAATTCAAAAATTGCCAGCGAAGACTGGTCTACAATTTGAATTCTCCGCCTCAAACAGGAAAGGAGAATTGGTCTAACGGTGTGTTTGGTAtgtaggaaaatgttttctggaaaacattttcctattttcttttgtttgctTGCAACAAAATGTTGggaaaacattttcttaaaCGACTTGTTTTCCTAAAATCAGCGGAAAACGACTTCCGTAAAAAGAAGCTGACGCGCAACAAGCAAATTTCACCCCTCACACAAGTGCTTGCATCCGTTCCTATTGAACAACAAAGTAGATTTTCGTGGTCGAAAAGGCACAACAACACAAAATGTATTGGCTGCCATCAACTTTAATTTGAAGTTCACGTATGTACCAGCTGGTTGGGAAGGATCTGCTCATGACTCGCATATTAAATGATGCATTAGAGAGACCACATGGGTTTCAAATCCCCCAAGGTATCTTATTTAATCTAAAAtagtttatcaaaaaaattaggtGGACAACGtatattaattaactatatCATGACTTTGTAGATAAATTTTATCTTGGAGATGCGGGATATGGACTTCGTAAGGGATTCATTCCTCCTTATCATGGAGTACGCTATCACTTACAAGAGTATAGTGATCGTCCACCCAAAAATGAAAAGGAATTATTCAATCTTCGGCATGCATCATTGAGATCCTCAGTTGTACATGCCTTTGCTATTCTCAAGCGACGATTTCGTGTAATTGATAATGAACCCTTTTGGGACTTTAAAACTCAAGTGGATGTGGTATTAGCTTCATGCattttacataatcacataattgaTTTGGAGCCTAACGACATGATAATTCAAGAAGTAGATGTGGAACCACTAGTTCAACCTCAAAATGTTCAAATTACTCAAAGCTCTCAAGGGAGTCAAAGCTATCAAACCCAAAGAGAGAGGCGTGAAGAAGCTAGAGAATGGTCGTCGAAAAGAGATGCCATTGCTCATGCCATGTTTACCGATTATGATAGGAGGAGGAATAGGACACTTTAGTGTATTAAGATGTCTGACTGGAATTAGATGTTCTTAAAGAGTAGGTATAACTATCAAGTCAAAGTTCATGATTAAATTATTAGATGGCCTGATTTGGTGAACTGTATCTTGCTGTTTTTAACATAATTGTTGTTTACTTTACCATTGGCTATAGTAGCAGACAGATTTCTTTGCATTATTGTTTGCTTCTGTTTGTTGTCAAAGAGTCATTTGTTTTACCAGTTATGGGATTAGATTGAGAGTAATACGTTTTTGTAGTGTCTACTTCAAAGTTTTGACTTCCCTGTTGAATGTTTATTCTTTACTGGTCACTTTGCTGAAATTGATTTATAGAATCATCCGAATATTGTGTTCATTGCTCTAAAAATTGGTTGTGATCATTGTCCTTTATTTCACTGTCCTTTATTTCCTTGTATGGATGTTAATCACCCTGCTCCCTACTTGTTCATTATGTTGGAAGTAGGAAAGTAAACATTCTTATGAATGTTATATGAGTGACTGCCTATATTGTGATATTACTTTTCTCGCATGAAAAAAGTTAATTTCTAGTTTTAAAGTGGTTGTTTGAATCAGATTTTTAAACAAAAGCCTCAACTTGGAGAGTGGGGgagtttttcttatgtttgaatGTTTTCTGTAACAGTAAATAATGGGCAAAAAAGGAGAGAAGCAGTTTAGGTGGTCAAAGCCAATGGAATATTTGATGTTGGAGATCTTAGCGGATGAAGTGAAGTAGGGAAATAAATCAACCAATCAGTTTAAGGTTATCTCATTCAATCGTGTTTTGAATGCCATTAATGAACAATTAGGAATGGATTGTTCTCCAAAGCATGTGGAGAATCATCTCAAAACGCTAAGAAGCACATGGAATATAGTGCAAACTCTACTAAACAAAAGTGGTCTTGGATGGGATGACAACATGAAGATGATTATTGCCAGTCCCAGAGTGTATGCAATGCATATTCAGATAAGGTTTGTTGTAATCAGTATTGACGTCGTTTATGCAACTCTATGAATATTCAAGATATTCATGAAATATCTTAGGTATTAGTTTTGACTTGaactttgtttttttgtttgtgaGAAATAAAAGAGTTGAGGCTTAAGTTTTAtaggaaaagaagaaaagagagaggGGGTGGTTTTAGTTCTATATTTCGACATTTCATGAAGTTTATGTTATAATTGTGTTATATGTTGATGTCTCTTGTTTAATAccatatttttgtcatttataTTGTAGGCGCTTCCTAGTCATGATAAGTTCATAAACAAGAAGATTGATAAGTTTGAAGAAATGTCTCTTGTCTGTGGGAATCATCGAGCTAGGGGTGATTGTGCTAAGTCGTTTAAAGATATAGGCTTGGATTGTAGTTCAGAGAAAGGTAATGAAGATGAGATTGAAGGACCATCTAAGGAGAATGGAATGCAAGATGTGAGTGAAACTTCTCAAGTCAAGTCAAGTCGTAAAAGAAATCGTCCTTCTGATGTGCAAGAATGTGGTCGGTGATATTTCAACAAAACTTGGAGGTGGCAGCAGCAATAAGTAAAAAGCTGATAGCCGATTAGATGTGACAAGGTTGTATGAAGAAGTTATGGCAATTGAAGGTTATGGGGAAGAGTTCTTAGGGGATGCTTTTGACTATTTGGTACAAAGTGATACTTTAGCTAAGGGATTCATGgctaaaaatcaaaatcttaGTAAGGTTTGGTTGGAAAGGTTCAAGAGACTacataaatagaatatataagTGAATAGGAAGAACATAACTCTATATAGTAGTACTATTATTAGAGGACTTGATATCTTTttgcttgaatttgatttgTGTGCTTGAGACA
Proteins encoded in this region:
- the LOC138349302 gene encoding uncharacterized protein, translating into MDCSPKHVENHLKTLRSTWNIVQTLLNKSGLGWDDNMKMIIASPRVYAMHIQIRFVALPSHDKFINKKIDKFEEMSLVCGNHRARGDCAKSFKDIGLDCSSEKGNEDEIEGPSKENGMQDVSETSQVKSSRKRNRPSDVQECGR